In a single window of the Lineus longissimus chromosome 4, tnLinLong1.2, whole genome shotgun sequence genome:
- the LOC135486594 gene encoding transcription initiation factor TFIID subunit 2-like yields the protein MSKSKKESKSGEYHKIYRLAHQTLAVTGINFETKSIIGYCELTIHPLRPDVKRIKINCKQSRVYRISVNDYPCEVFLYNDPTLEICQGDSKQRNLDFFETAHASAISAVDPDKGNGEITVRMPNELGQWIAELKPLRMTIEFSLEEPQGGIQFVVPDVEGTLAERSAHLFTYGYENSSRLWFPCLDTFSEPCTWKLEFTVDNDMTAVSCGDLIETIYTPDMRRKTYHYFLSIPTAAPNIALAVGPFETLVDANMHEVTHFCLPHLMPILRHSTSFLHEAFEFYEELLSMRYPYSCYKQVFVDQCYQDSLPYASMTIFSTNLLHSPKIIDQTMKSRMIMADAIARQFFGNFIAMQSWCSAWLPKGISGYLSKLYVKNAFGNNEYRYSIARMLREVQGYEQNVCAVVLDPTSCKESNTYFPIKNAHTVSPKYAEILTKKAILVIRMLELRIGRELLLQVFNKLLALANAASQQKYASNTWNNMLLSTPSFLKIISLVTGKDVMPFIQQWVTQSGCARFLGNFVFNRKRNVVELELKQDMMAKGAMKYVGPLTVTIQELDGSFNHMFKIEENKTKFEITCHSKSRRNKKKKIPLMTGEEVDMDLSAMDADSPVLWLRCDPEMEILRSVSWEQPDYMWQYQLRYERDVVAQSEAIEALIRYPTPTTRMALTDNIENEQCFYKIRNEAAICLSQVANSMVSSWAGPPAMMTIFRKMFGSHSCSTIVKQNNFTNFQHYFLQKTIPLAMSRLRDTHGICPPDVVNFLLELFKYNDNSKNKYSDNYYRSALLDALASTLTPSVSVAGLPGQGPSVDHLTVETKAILDEIVRNMNLEKLMPCYRLNVTVSCLNAIRKMQKLGHLPSDNTLFRSYGMPGNFTDVRITALRALVDFAKVEMSSFVLSWLLDIVEEDPEPYMRHVVLRLLAENPPFTKQDDTMSPLNTDDLVERLWKLMNSGCSHDSRLRCDVADLYHTLYGRNRHSVAISETVIPFIKEKQRNLSLWSSATRQPNPPSLFRYTKSTGISQSPPTVQSSSPLAMPSTSTSLDEDFHQNIKDEFPEGMQVTVEDVKVEVTTTEVEIPFVSDAPTTEKSELDMMNQRDSEEPAVITSSSLPEFKRELLSPVKESGYENAFLKFVGVSHEEEVSQAKPAIPHPAVCQVSLMSSQLEDSVSRLSEESASSSAPTPQGSGTESRPTSFDPSMFASGSTMSDTTTKSDEHKKSHKNKKKKKKNKHKHKHKHKHDHSEREKSWEPPPEKQSKPSFDSMELGHFGGAKSDSGPSSPEFGVM from the exons ATGTCGAAATCTAAGAAAGAGTCCAAAAGTGGTGAATACCACAAGATATATAGACTCG CTCATCAGACGTTAGCAGTCACTGGAATCAACTTCGAGACCAAGTCGATCATT GGTTACTGTGAGTTGACGATACATCCACTTCGTCCGGATGTGAAAAGAATCAAGATCAACTGTAAACAGAGTC GTGTCTATAGGATCTCTGTAAATGATTATCCCTGTGAGGTGTTTCTCTATAATGATCCAACTTTAGAAATCTGCCAAGGTGACTCAAAGCA GAGGAACCTTGATTTCTTTGAGACTGCACATGCATCTGCCATCAGTGCAGTCGACCCTGACAAGGGCAATGGCGAGATTACCGTCAGGATGCCTAATGAACTTGGTCAGTGGATAGCAG AACTAAAACCATTGCGGATGACGATTGAGTTCTCCCTTGAGGAACCCCAAGGAGGTATTCAGTTTGTTGTGCCAGATGTGGAAGGGACACTTGCGGAGAGGAGTGCTCATCTCTTTACTTACGGATATGAAAACTCATCTAG ACTTTGGTTCCCCTGTCTTGACACTTTTTCCGAGCCCTGCACCTGGAAGCTTGAGTTCACTGTGGACAATGACATGACGGCCGTGTCTTGTGGTGATCTTATAGAGACCATCTACACACCAGACATGAGGAGGAAGACCTATCATTACTTCCTATCCATTCCGACAGCTGCACCCAATATTGCCCTCGCCGTTGG GCCATTTGAGACACTGGTTGATGCCAACATGCATGAGGTAACCCACTTCTGCCTACCCCATCTCATGCCCATCCTGAGACACTCCACATCCTTTCTCCATGAAGCGTTTGAGTTCTACGAGGAGTTGTTATCCATGAGATATCCATACTCTTGCTACAAGCAGGTGTTTGTCGACCAGTGTTATCAGGACTCCTTGCCTTACGCCAGTATGACCATCTTCAG TACAAACCTTCTTCACTCGCCTAAAATCATTGACCAGACTATGAAGTCAAGGATGATCATGGCTGATGCCATCGCCAGGCAGTTCTTTGGGAACTTTATTGCCATGCAGTCGTGGTGCTCAGCGTGGCTCCCCAAGGGCATATCAGGCTATCTCTCCAAGCTCTATGTCAAGAACGCATTCGGGAACAACGAGTACAGATACAGCATTGCCAGG ATGCTGAGAGAGGTACAGGGCTATGAACAGAATGTCTGTGCCGTTGTCCTTGACCCGACATCATGTAAGGAGAGCAACACATACTTCCCCATCAAGAACGCTCATACCGTCTCACCCAAGTATGCTGAGATTCTCACCAAGAAGGCCATCCTTGTTATACGCATGCTGGAGCTCAGGATTGGCCGCGAGCTACTTCTTCAGGTGTTCAACAAGCTGTTAGCTCTCGCGAATGCAGCATCTCAACAAAAGTATGCCAGCAACACTTGGAACAACATGCTCCTCTCCACACCATCT TTCCTGAAGATCATATCATTAGTGACGGGAAAAGATGTGATGCCATTCATCCAACAGTGGGT AACACAAAGTGGCTGTGCCAGGTTCTTGGGGAACTTTGTCTTCAACCGTAAGAGGAATGTGGTGGAGCTTGAACTGAAGCAGGACATGATGGCCAAGGGGGCCATGAAATATGTGGGCCCACTCACAGTGACCATACAAGAGTTGGACGGCTCATTCAATCACATGTTTAAGATCGAGGAGAACAAGACCAAGTTTGAGATCACTTGCCATTCGAAGAGCAGAcggaacaagaagaagaagattcccTTGATGACTGGTGAAGAAGTGGACATGGACCTCAGTGCTATGGA TGCTGACTCACCTGTTCTGTGGCTACGATGTGACCCCGAGATGGAGATCCTCCGATCGGTCTCCTGGGAGCAGCCTGACTATATGTGGCAGTATCAGCTCAGATATGAGAGGGACGTGGTCGCTCAGAGTGAG GCCATTGAGGCATTGATACGGTACCCCACACCAACCACCAGAATGGCTCTGACTGACAACATTGAGAATGAACAGTGTTTCTACAAGATACGTAATGAGGCGGCGATCTGTTTGTCTCAG GTTGCCAACTCAATGGTGTCCAGTTGGGCCGGACCTCCTGCGATGATGACCATCTTTAGGAAGATGTTTGGATCTCATTCTTGCTCAACGATAGTCAAACAAAACAACTTCACAAATTTCCAGCATTATTTTCTTCAGAAG ACCATTCCACTGGCCATGTCTCGGCTGCGGGACACTCACGGCATCTGTCCACCTGATGTGGTCAACTTCCTTCTTGAACTCTTCAAGTACAATGATAACAGCAAGAACAAGTATTCTGATAACTACTACAGATCAGCTCTTCTAGATGCCCTCGCTTCAACACTCACACCGTCTGTCAGTGTGGCTGGACTCCCAGG GCAAGGCCCATCAGTTGACCACCTGACTGTTGAGACCAAGGCAATTCTGGATGAGATAGTTAGAAACATGAATCTAGAGAAGTTGATGCCCTGTTACCGTCTCAATGTCACTGTGAGCTGTCTGAACGCCATACGCAAGATGCAGAAGTTAGGTCATCTCCCAAGTGATAACACGCTCTTCAGGAGTTATGGCATGCCGGGAAACTTCACTGATGTGCGCATCACGGCTCTTAGGGCGCTTGTTGACTTTGCAAAAG TTGAGATGAGTTCATTTGTGTTGTCATGGTTACTTGATATTGTTGAGGAAGATCCAGAGCCATACATGAG GCATGTGGTGCTTCGTCTGCTTGCTGAGAACCCACCGTTCACCAAGCAGGATGATACTATGAGCCCTCTCAACACAGATGATCTCGTTGAAAGGTTATGGAAACTAATGAA CAGTGGTTGTTCCCATGACAGCAGGCTCCGCTGTGATGTCGCTGATCTCTATCACACACTCTACGGCCGCAATCGACACTCTGTGGCCATTTCCGAGACAGTGATACCCTTCATCAAGGAGAAACAGCGTAACCTGTCTCTCTGGAGCTCTGCCACCCGCCAGCCCAACCCCCCCAGTCTATTCCGATACACCAAGTCGACGGGTATATCTCAGAGTCCGCCAACTGTCCAGTCCAGCTCACCACTGGCTATGCCTTCCACATCAACATCATTAGATGAA GATTTCCACCAAAACATAAAGGATGAATTCCCTGAAGGCATGCAGGTGACGGTAGAGGATGTCAAGGTGGAGGTGACCACAACAGAAGTGGAGATTCCATTTGTGAGTGATGCACCAACCACTGAGAAGTCTGAGCTTGACATGATGAATCAGAGAGATAGTGAAGAGCCCGCAGTCATCACATCTAGTTCTCTGCCTGAATTCAAGAGGGAGCTACTGAGCCCTGTCAAAGAGTCCGGATACGAAAATGCATTTCTTAAATTTGTTGGG GTGAGCCATGAAGAAGAAGTTTCCCAAGCAAAACCAGCCATACCTCATCCTGCTGTCTGCCAGGTGTCTCTCATGTCAAGCCAGTTAGAAGACAGCGTGTCGAGGCTGAGTGAGGAGTCAGCATCTAGTTCAGCACCAACACCACAGGGCTCAG GAACCGAATCTCGACCAACATCCTTTGATCCCTCCATGTTTGCATCTGGATCAACAATGTCTGACACCACAACCAAGTCAGATGAACACAAGAAGTCACacaagaacaagaagaagaagaaaaagaacaaacaCAAGCataaacacaaacacaaacacgaTCATAGTGAGCGAGAGAAGTCATGGGAACCTCCTCCAGAGAAACAATCGAAGCCGTCATTTGACTCAATGGAATTAGGACATTTTGGTGGTGCTAAATCAGACTCTGGGCCAAGTTCTCCTGAATTTGGGGTCATGTAA